CTCAGGATGTCGCCGCTCGGCACGTCGCGCGCGTTCAGGGCCTCGACCCAGTGCTGCGTCGTCCCCTCGACGAGGCGCGCCTCGAGGAGCGGCGTCAGGGCCCGGCGGTTCTTCTTGCGGGTGTCGCGCTCCTGGAAGCGCGGATCGGCTTTCAGCTCCGGGAGTTCGAGGACGTCGCAGACCGCCTCCCACTGTTCCTGCTTGTTGGCGGCGATGTTGATGTGGCCGTCGAGCGTCCGGAAGGTGCCGCTGGGCGCGGCCGTGAAGTTGTCGTTGCCCATGACCTGCGGCTCCTGGCCGCCGATCAGGAGGTTCGCGGCCACCCAGCCCATGAGCGGCATGATCGAGTCGAGGAGCGCGACGTCGATGAACCGGCCCTCGCCGGTCCGCTGGCGGTGGAAGAGGGCGGCCATCACCGCGAACGCCGCGTTCAGACCGCCCACGGTGTCGCAGACGGGGAAGCCGGCGCGCAGCGGCGTCAACCCCTCGTCGCCGTTGATCGCCATCTCGCCGGAGAGACCCTGGATGATCTGATCGTAGGCGGGCTTGTCGGCGTCCGGGCCGGTCTGGCCGAAGCCGGAGATCGCGCAGTAGACGAGCGTCGGGTTGATCCCGCGCAGGACGTCGTAGCCGAGCCCGAGACGGTCCATGACGCCGGGACGGAAGTTCTCGATCACCACGTCGGCGTCCTCGGCGAGCCGCTTGAAGATCGCCTTGCCGTCCGGCGACTTGGTGTTGAGGGTCACCGACTTCTTGTTGCAGTTCTGCGCCAGGAAGCTCGTCCCCATCAGCTGCCGGTTGTACTCGGGGACGATCCCGAGCTTGCGGGCCAGGTCGCCGTCCTTGGGGTTCTCGATCTTGATGACCTCGGCGCCCAGGAGCGCCAGGTGGAGCGAGGCGAACGGGCCTGACAGCACGTTCGTGAGGTCGAGCACCTTGATGCCGTCGAGCACGCGTTTCTGGTCGGTCATCGGAACACCTGCCTAGTAGGGTAACGGGCCGGTCTTGTGGACCCGACCCGGCATCTCACGCCCGAAATGCGCCGCGACCTCGCGGGCCACGGCGACGATCCCTTCGAGACCGATCTCCGTACGCAGGCCGCCGCGCCGGAGGGCGTGGACCAGATCCTCGGTGGCCACGTTGCCGGCCGCGACCTTGGTGAACGGGCAGCCGCCCAGACCGGCGAACGAGGTCTCGAAGCTGGTGACCCCCGACTCCGACGCGGCGTAGATGTTGGCCATGCCGAGGCCGTAGGTGTCGTGGAAGTGGCACGTGCAGCGGATCTCCGGCGCGAGGTTCAGGATCCTGCCGAACAACCGTCGCACCTGCCCCGGGTGCGCGTGGCCGGCGGTGTCGGCGAGGCTGATGTTCGTGAGGCCGGCCTCGAGGTAGGCGCGCACGATGTCGAGGACCCGCTCCTCCGGGATCGGGCCCTCGAAGCCGCAACCGAAGGCGCTCTGCACCGAAACCTGGACCTTCTTGCCGGCCGCGACCGCCTCGGCGGCCGCGGCGACGATGCGGCGCTGCGCCTCTCCGGAGCCCATGCCGGTGTTCTTCAGGCTGTGGGTCTCGGAGGCCGAGACGCCGAGGCAGAACAGGTCGACGCCGCACGCGAGACCGCGTTCGAGACCCTTCTCGTTGAGCACGAGGCCCGAGAGGAGCGTCCCGCCCCGCGACCGGGCGTCGAGCGCGCGGAAGAGCTCGTCCGTGTCGGCCATCTGCGGCACCTTCTCCGGGTGCACGAACGAGCCCACCTGGACGATGTCCAGGCCCGCGGCGATGAGCGACCGGATCCACGCGAGCTTCTGGTCGGTCGGGACCACCTGCTTCTCGGCCTGCAGGCCGTCCCGGGGGCCGACCTCGTGGATGATGATCTCGGCCATCGCGCTACACCTTCCTGGCGATCGCCTCGCCCATCTCCAGGGTCGTGGCGCCGCCGCCCATGTCGTAGGTGCGCACGTCGCCTTCGGCGATGATCCGGGCGACCGCCTGCCCGAGCCGGGCGCCCTTGTCGGTCTCGCCCAGCCAGTCCAGCATCATCTTGCCGGCGAGGATGGTGGCGATGGGGTTCACCTTGTTCTGGCCGGCGTACTTGGGCGCGCTGCCGTGGCTCGGCTCGAACACGGCGAGCTTCTCGCCGATGTTGCCGGAGCAGCCGAAGCCGAGGCCGCCCACCATCTGCGCGGCGAGGTCGCTGACGATGTCGCCGAACATGTTGGTGGCGACGAGCACGCCGTAGTTCTTGGGGTTCTTGAGCAGCCACATGCAGATGGCGTCGATGTTCGCGTCGTCCATCTGGATCCCCGGGTAGTCCTTGGCGACGCGCTTCCCGATCTCCAGGAACATGCCTTCGGTCGCGCGCACCACGTTCGCCTTGTGGATCACGGTGACCTTGGGGTAGCCGAACTTCTTGGCGTATTCGAAGGCGGCGCGGATGATCCGTTCGCAGCCCTTCTTCGAGTTGATCTTGCAGGTGATGGCGTAGTCGCTGCCCGGCAACGAGGCGAAATGGGAGAATGGCTTGCTGAGCCGGCTCAGGACCTCGACGAGCTCGTCGGGGACCGGGCTGAACTCGACGCCGGCATAGAGATCTTCCGTGTTCTCCCGGAAGACCACCAGGTCGATGCCTTCCGCGTAGTTGAGCGGGTTGCCCGGGTAGGCCTTGCAGGGCCGCAGGCAGGTGTAGAGGTCGAACGACTGCCGCATGCGGACGATGGGACTGCGGTAGACCAGGCCCTTGCCCTGCAGTTCGGGAATGAGCTCGCGCTCCGCGTCCTTCACGGGCTTGGAGGTGATGGCGCCGAACAGGGCCGCGTCGCAGTCGCCCAGCAGATCGACGGTGCGCCGGGGGAAGGCGTCGCCCTCCTTGCACCAGAACTCCCACCCGATGTCGCCGTGCACGTAGGTGGCGTCGAACTCGAGAGCGTCGAGGCAGATCCTGGTCGCCTCCATGACCTCGCTGCCGACGCCGTCACCGGGCAACCAGGCGATCTTGTACTTGCTCATGGAACCTCCTTGGGACCCGGGATTGACTGACTGGCTCCACCATTCCATGCGGTATCGGAATGATCAGAGGGACTCCCGCAAACGAATCCACATGTCGAAGATGTGTCTTTCTCGTTGCTGTAATGGGAATTATGTTCTATCGTCACCCCAAGCCGCAAACGATGATTTATCAGGAGCTTGTTCGAAATAGTCATGACCTCGAAACGAATCCTGCCCTCGCTCACCGCGCTCCAATACTTCGAGGCCTCCGTGCGCCACATGAGCTTCACCCGGGCGGCGCGCGAGCTGAACGTCACGCAGAGCGCGGTGAGCCGCCAGATCCGGCAACTCGAGGAGTATGTGGGGAGGCCGTTGTTCCGCCGCCTCAAGCAGCGGCTGGTCCTGACCGAACCAGGCGAAGCGTACGCCGCTGCCGTGCGCGATCTGCTCGACCGCGCCGAGGCGGCGACCCTCCAGCTGATGGCCTACGGCAGCGGCGGGGGCGTGCTGACCGTCGCCTTGCTGCCGACCTTCGGGTCGCGGTGGCTCGTCCCCCGGCTCGGCGACTTCA
This portion of the bacterium genome encodes:
- a CDS encoding CoA transferase; this encodes MTDQKRVLDGIKVLDLTNVLSGPFASLHLALLGAEVIKIENPKDGDLARKLGIVPEYNRQLMGTSFLAQNCNKKSVTLNTKSPDGKAIFKRLAEDADVVIENFRPGVMDRLGLGYDVLRGINPTLVYCAISGFGQTGPDADKPAYDQIIQGLSGEMAINGDEGLTPLRAGFPVCDTVGGLNAAFAVMAALFHRQRTGEGRFIDVALLDSIMPLMGWVAANLLIGGQEPQVMGNDNFTAAPSGTFRTLDGHINIAANKQEQWEAVCDVLELPELKADPRFQERDTRKKNRRALTPLLEARLVEGTTQHWVEALNARDVPSGDILSLGQALRQPQIAHRGVLQKVNVPGLGDIEVFGLTALFDGESGPVATPPPTLGQHNAEVLGRLGFTADQLVELKQKAVI
- a CDS encoding hydroxymethylglutaryl-CoA lyase codes for the protein MAEIIIHEVGPRDGLQAEKQVVPTDQKLAWIRSLIAAGLDIVQVGSFVHPEKVPQMADTDELFRALDARSRGGTLLSGLVLNEKGLERGLACGVDLFCLGVSASETHSLKNTGMGSGEAQRRIVAAAAEAVAAGKKVQVSVQSAFGCGFEGPIPEERVLDIVRAYLEAGLTNISLADTAGHAHPGQVRRLFGRILNLAPEIRCTCHFHDTYGLGMANIYAASESGVTSFETSFAGLGGCPFTKVAAGNVATEDLVHALRRGGLRTEIGLEGIVAVAREVAAHFGREMPGRVHKTGPLPY
- a CDS encoding isocitrate/isopropylmalate dehydrogenase family protein; translation: MSKYKIAWLPGDGVGSEVMEATRICLDALEFDATYVHGDIGWEFWCKEGDAFPRRTVDLLGDCDAALFGAITSKPVKDAERELIPELQGKGLVYRSPIVRMRQSFDLYTCLRPCKAYPGNPLNYAEGIDLVVFRENTEDLYAGVEFSPVPDELVEVLSRLSKPFSHFASLPGSDYAITCKINSKKGCERIIRAAFEYAKKFGYPKVTVIHKANVVRATEGMFLEIGKRVAKDYPGIQMDDANIDAICMWLLKNPKNYGVLVATNMFGDIVSDLAAQMVGGLGFGCSGNIGEKLAVFEPSHGSAPKYAGQNKVNPIATILAGKMMLDWLGETDKGARLGQAVARIIAEGDVRTYDMGGGATTLEMGEAIARKV